A region from the Lates calcarifer isolate ASB-BC8 linkage group LG2, TLL_Latcal_v3, whole genome shotgun sequence genome encodes:
- the ap1g1 gene encoding AP-1 complex subunit gamma-1 — translation MPAPIRLRELIRTIRTARTQAEEREMIQKECAAIRSSFREEDNTYRCRNVAKLLYMHMLGYPAHFGQLECLKLIASQKFTDKRIGYLGAMLLLDERQDVHLLMTNCIKNDLNHSTQYVQGLALCTLGCMGSSEMCRDLAGEVEKLLKTSNSYLRKKAALCAVHVIRKVPELMEMFLPATKNLLSEKNHGVLHTSVVLLTEMCERSPDMLAHFRKLVPQLVRILKNLIMSGYSPEHDVSGISDPFLQVRILRLLRILGKSDDDSSEAMNDILAQVATNTETSKNVGNAILYETVLTIMDIKSESGLRVLAINILGRFLLNNDKNIRYVALTSLLKTVQTDHNAVQRHRSTIVDCLKDLDVSIKRRAMELSFALVNGNNIRGMMKELLYFLDSCDPEFKADCASGVFLAAEKYAPSKRWHIDTIMRVLTTAGSYVRDDSVPNLIQLITNSVEMHAYTVQRLYKALLDDISQQPLVQVASWCIGEYGDLLVSGQCEEEEPIQVTEDEVLDVLEGLLVSNLSTPVTRGYALTAIMKLSTRFSSVNRIKKVVSIYGSSIDVELQQRAVEYNALFKKYDHMRPALLERMPIMEKTATNGPTEIVQTNGETEPSAVEPKHPPPVTQPANQANDLLDLLGGNDVVPVIQTTMPTKPASAGGELLDLLGDLSLSGGSAPAPAPSVPTSQPSFLLDGLSSQPLFNDIAAAGIPPMTAYNKNGLKIDFTFERANPNPNIAVITIHASNSTEAEMTDFVFQAAVPKTFQLQLLSPSSNVVPALNQGTVTQVIRVLNPQKQQLRMRIKLTYTHKGSPVQDLAEVNNFPPQSWQ, via the exons ATGCCAGCTCCGATCAGACTGCGGGAGCTGATCCGGACTATCCGGACAGCACGGACCCAGGCAGAGGAGCGTGAGATGATCCAGAAAGAGTGCGCTGCTATCCGCTCGTCTTTTAGAGAGGAAGACAATACATACCGGTGCAGAAATGTGGCAAAGCTCCTTTATATGCACATGTTGGGCTACCCGGCACACTTTGGGCAG CTGGAGTGCCTGAAGCTGATTGCGTCCCAGAAGTTCACTGACAAACGGATAGGTTATTTGGGAGCtatgctgctgctggatgagaGGCAGGACGTCCACCTACTAATGACAAACTGCATTAAGAA TGACTTGAATCACAGCACACAGTACGTGCAGGGTCTGGCCCTGTGCACCCTGGGCTGCATGGGTTCTTCAGAAATGTGTCGTGACCTGGCAGGGGAGGTCGAGAAGCTACTCAAAACATCAAACTCCTACCTGAGGAAAAAA GCGGCGTTGTGTGCAGTTCATGTCATCAGGAAGGTTCCAGAACTCATGGAAATGTTCCTTCCAGCCACAAAAAACCTGCTGAGCGAGAAGAATCATG GTGTTCTCCATACATCAGTTGTCCTCCTCACTGAAATGTGTGAAAGAAGTCCTGACATGCTGGCCCACTTCAGAAAG CTGGTTCCACAGTTGGTGAGAATCCTGAAGAACCTAATCATGTCTGGATACTCTCCTGAGCATGATGTGTCAGGCATCAGCGACCCTTTCCTGCAG gtgCGGATATTGAGACTACTGCGGATTCTAGGCAAGAGTGACGACGATTCCAGTGAAGCAATGAATGACATTCTTGCACAG GTtgcaacaaacacagagacaagtAAAAATGTAGGCAATGCAATCCTGTATGAGACTGTACTGACAATAATGGACATCAAGTCTGAAAGTGGACTGAGG GTGTTGGCTATTAACATACTAGGTCGCTTCCTTCttaacaatgacaaaaatataag ATACGTGGCATTGACATCCCTACTAAAGACGGTACAGACAGACCACAACGCAGTCCAGAGGCATCGGAGCACCATCGTGGATTGTTTAAAAGACCTGGACGTGTCCATCAAGAG ACGTGCAATGGAGCTGAGCTTCGCCCTAGTGAACGGCAACAACATCCGAGGCATGATGAAGGAGCTGCTCTACTTCTTGGACTCCTGTGACCCGGAATTCAAAGCAGACTGTGCATCAGGAGTCTTTCTAGCTGCAGAGAA GTACGCCCCATCAAAAAGATGGCACATAGACACCATCATGAGAGTCCTGACAACA GCGGGGAGCTACGTGCGAGATGATTCTGTCCCCAACCTCATCCAGCTCATCACCAACAGTGTGGAGATGCATGCCTACACAGTACAGAGACTCTACAAAGCACTGCTGGACGACATCTCACAG CAACCTCTAGTGCAGGTGGCGTCCTGGTGCATAGGAGAGTACGGGGACCTGCTTGTATCTGGacagtgtgaggaggaggagcccaTTCAG GTGACTGAGGATGAAGTTCTGGATGTGCTGGAGGGCCTCCTGGTGTCCAACCTGTCCACACCTGTGACCCGGGGTTACGCCCTGACTGCCATCATGAAGCTGTCCACTCGCTTCAGCAGTGTTAA cCGGATCAAGAAGGTGGTCTCGATATATGGCAGCAGCATCGAcgtggagctgcagcagagagctgTGGAGTACAACGCACTGTTCAAGAAATACGACCACATGAG GCCAGCTCTCCTTGAGCGAATGCCCATCATGGAGAAAACTGCTACTAACGGTCCCACAGAGATTGTTCAGACAAATGGGGAGACAGAGCCCTCTGCTGTGGAACCAAAACATCCACCACCTGTCACCCAGCCAGCCAACCAG GCTAATGATTTGTTAGACTTGCTGGGTGGTAACGATGTGGTGCCAGTAATCCAGACCACAATGCCCACCAAGCCGGCCTCAGCTGGAGGAGAGCTGCTCGACCTGCTGGGTGATCTGTCGCTAAGTG GTGGTTCAGCCCCTGCTCCTGCTCCCTCTGTGCCCACCTCCCAACCCTCTTTCCTCCTGGATGGCCTCTCCTCACAGCCCCTGTTTAATGACATTGCAGCTGCAG GTATTCCTCCTATGACAGCGTACAACAAGAATGGCCTGAAAATAGACTTCACCTTTGAGAGAGCTAATCCCAATCCAAACATCGCAGTCATCACCATCCACGCTTCCAACTCCACAGAAGCAGAGATGACAGACTTTGTTTTTCAGGCTGCAGTACCAAAG ACAttccagctgcagctcctctccccCAGCAGTAATGTTGTCCCAGCACTCAACCAGGGAACCGTCACACAGGTCATCAGAGTCCTCAACCCACAGAAG CAACAGCTACGAATGAGGATCAAGCTGACGTACACCCACAAAGGCTCGCCCGTGCAAGACCTGGCTGAGGTCAATAACTTCCCCCCTCAGTCCTGGCAGTGA